GGTCGCCGACCGCGGCGAACGCGCGGTGCGCTCCGCGGTGGTCATCGGCGGCTACCCCTGGACGGACCTCGCACCGGAAGCGGTGGCCCTCGCGTTCGGGGCGTACGCGGCGGCGCGCGGGGACTTCGGCGACGCGGTGCTCTGTGCGGTGAACATGGGCCGGGACGCGGACACGACGGCGGCGGTCGCGGGCGCGCTCTCCGGCGCGACGTGCGGCGTGGCGGCGATCCCGCTCCCCTGGTCGACGGCGATCGGCCCGGCACGGGGCAGCTGCTTGCCTTCGATGCGGGGGCACCACGTTCTGGACGTGGCGGATCTCCTGACCCCGGATCCCGAGCCGGTACGAGTGGGGGCCTCGTGACCACTGAGGACAAGCTCGCCGCTACCGCTGCGGACGATCGGGCCGCAGGACGATGGGGGTCCCCCCTGGTCGAGCGGAGCCGAGAGCTTGAGGGAGGGTGGGCACAGCCCCCGGTGCCGGGTGCGCCATACGGGGACGCCCGGGAATGCGACGCCTCCCGAGCCGAGGGGCTTCTGCTGGGCCTGGCCGCAGGCGACGCCGCGGGGTGGCCCGCCGCCCGCCACAGGGCATCCCGCATGCCCGAGTGGACCCGCCGCCTCACCCGCGAACTGGACACCTTCGCCGAGCAGAACGCCACGACCACCCTCCCCGTCCCCATCGCCCTGAACCAGCCCCCGGAACCCCTCCGCCTGGGCCCCTCCGACGACGCGGAATGGGCGGCGTTCACCGCGGAGTCCGTACTGCGCGCCGGACCGGGCAACCACCACCTGAAAGTACGGACCGCACTCGACCTCGCCTGGACCACCCTCGCCGCCGAGATCGCCGCCGCCGCGGACCGTGCCCCCGAGGTCGAGTCCGCCGTACTCCCCCTGCGCGCCCGCATCTCCGTCCGCGCCGGTCTCGGCAACCTCGCGACAGGCCTGCGCCCCCCGGCCACCGGCCACGACAACCCGCACTACTTCGACGACGCGGCCTGCGTACGGGCCTGCGTGCTCGCCCTCGTCCACCCCGGCGACCCCGAACGCGCCGCCGACCTCGCGGAGTTCGACGCCCGCTACACCCAGGACGGCGACGGCGTGCACGGCGCCCGCGCCATGGCCGCCGCACTCGCCGCCGCACTGGGGAACGCCGACGTCGACACCGCCGTGGACCACGCACTCGACCAGCTCCCGGAACACACGGAGATCGGCAGGAACGCCCGGCACGCCGTGAAGACGGCCCGCGCCCAGCCGGAGGGGGACGGCGCCTTCGCCCTCGTACCGTTCCTGGAGCACCAGATCGTCGACCACGTCTACAGCTACGGCATCGCGGCCGCCGAGACCGTCCCGGTCGCCCTCGCCCTGGCCACCGCCGCCCGGGGCCGTATCGGCGAGGCGGTGCCCGCGGCCGCGTGCCTGTCGCGCGTCGCGGACTCCGCGCCCG
The sequence above is a segment of the Streptomyces sp. Je 1-369 genome. Coding sequences within it:
- a CDS encoding ADP-ribosylglycohydrolase family protein; this translates as MPGAPYGDARECDASRAEGLLLGLAAGDAAGWPAARHRASRMPEWTRRLTRELDTFAEQNATTTLPVPIALNQPPEPLRLGPSDDAEWAAFTAESVLRAGPGNHHLKVRTALDLAWTTLAAEIAAAADRAPEVESAVLPLRARISVRAGLGNLATGLRPPATGHDNPHYFDDAACVRACVLALVHPGDPERAADLAEFDARYTQDGDGVHGARAMAAALAAALGNADVDTAVDHALDQLPEHTEIGRNARHAVKTARAQPEGDGAFALVPFLEHQIVDHVYSYGIAAAETVPVALALATAARGRIGEAVPAAACLSRVADSAPALAGALTGALGTAAAIPAAWRDACRTLSGCALPRLAGTDLVELAGRLADTERATPGGQSRHDVHDGYDSHNTPEGNDGAP